The Aspergillus fumigatus Af293 chromosome 5, whole genome shotgun sequence nucleotide sequence GGTGTTTCCCAACTTCCTTGAGGTCTGTCCTCACCCTGTCAGCTTCGGAGCTCTCCGTCATCTGTCCTCGGTCATATTGCCCGTCAACGAAACGTGGAAAGAGTATATCACGAACGCGGAAGCCACATATCATCAACGAGTCGATGATGTGCAACGGAGGCTAGTTGAACTATGCAACGAAGCTCTCAAGGTCAAAGAGAACCCGGATATTTACATGAATGACCCTTGGTTGCGACAGCTGGACTGGTCTGGCCAAGAAATCaaattggtcaagggcaagaagaagggtgatCCTCCGCGACCCGCGGCCAGACAGAAGAAACCAGGCATGCCACAGTGGTACAAAGATCTTTTTCCTTCAGCTACAGCGGACATCAACCTGACTGTGCGTACCCGGATTGCCCCTATATTGTTGAAGCTGTCATGGGACGGTTACCCTCTGACATGGTCCGATAAATTCGGATGGACATTCAAAGTCCCGAAAGACCAGGTCAAAAAATTCGAAAACCAGCCTGTGGTTCTCTGTGATATGAGTGAAGAGAAGAACCTGGAGTTGCGCAACGATAGGAAACATGTGTATTTCAAACTCCCTCATAAGGATGGCCCACAAGCACGTTGCGTCAACCCATTAGCCAAGGGCTATCTGCAATTCTTTGAGCGGGGAACGCTTTCCTCGCAATACGCCCTCGCCAAAGAAGCTCTGGAAATGAATGCCTCCTGCTCGTACTGGATCAGCGCCCGTGACAGAATCATGAGTCAGATGGTAGTCTACGAAGATCAAGTCAAGCAGTCCGGGTCTACAGGTGAAAAGTCAAACCGATTAGGGTTCATTCTCCCTCAGATCATACCTATGGGCACGATCACCCGGCGAGCCGTCGAGAATACGTGGCTAACAGCTAGCAACGCCAAGGCGAACCGCGTGGGTTCCGAACTCAAAGCCATGATAAAAGCTCCGCCGGGCTATGTCTTCGTTGGTGCAGATGTTGACTCTCAGGAATTGTGGATTGCCAGTCTTGTCGGGGACGCTCAATTCCAACTACATGGGGGCAATGCGATTGGGTTCATGACGTTAGAAGGTTCCAAGGCTGCTGGGACTGATATGCATTCGCGCACTGCCCAGATCTTGGGTATTTCGCGTAATGACGCCAAGGTTTTCAACTATGGGCGCATTTACGGTGCTGGGGTCAAGTTCGCTGCCACACTCCTTCGCCAGTTCAATCCATCCATGTCGGAGAAGGAGACCCAAGAAGTTGCAACCAATCTCTACAGAGAAACCAAGGGCACCCGCACAACTCGTCGTATTCTGAGTGAAAACCCTTTCTGGCGCGGAGGCACTGAATCCTTTGTCTTCAACAAATTGGAGGAATTCGCCGATCAAGAAAGACCGCGTACTCCTGTGCTCGGCGCCGGAATTACTGAAGCACTCATGCGACGCTTCATCAACAAGGGCAGTTTCATGACTTCCCGAATTAATTGGGCCATCCAGTCATCTGGAGTTGATTATCTCCATCTTTTAATCATATCCATGGATTATCTTATCCGGCGATTTAACATTGATGCTCGACTCGCAATCACGGTCCACGATGAAATACGGTACCTTGTtaaggaagaggacaagTATCGAGCTGCCATGGCCCTACAGGTCGCCAATGTTTGGACTCGCGCCATGTTTTCGCAACAAGTTGGGATCGACGATCTTCCTCAGTCTTGTGCCTACTTTTCGGCCGTCGATATCGATCACGTTCTACGTAAAGAGGTGGACATGGACTGCGTGactccatctcatccacaCAAGATACCGCACGGGGAAAGCTTGGACATCAGTCAACTATTGGACAAGGACCAGGAAGCATATTTGGATCCTTCAGTAGTCCCGGTTTCGCCTCCTACGCCTCAGAAGTACACCTACACACCACGCGAGTCTGTGATGGCGACACTTCAGGCCACCAATAATCCTGCTTTCATCAAAGCTCAGATCACCAAAGATGACAAAGAGCTACGAGAAATCATCAAGGAGGTGACGAAGACCAAGGCTGCCACCTCTTCAACTGCACGCTCTTTTCGAAACGGTTCCAAATCGACCAACTTCCCTGCAGCGGAGCCTCAAAAAGCGATTTTGATGGACATTGATTCTGGACTGTACCGTGACTTCCGGTATCTACCGCAGGGGAGCAGGCATCCCCCTTTCAACATCAATCGTCAGACATGGAAACCCAGACCGGCCGCTCGGCCTTAGTCTGAGAATCCGTCCTACTCTTTCCTTTCGTTCCCTACGACCCTGTATCCTTTCCATGTATTAATCATGTAGCTTCTCTTTTATGTCATCATCTGACGAACGTTCTGTAAATGCATTGGTATGGCGTTGGCAGTGGCTGGTCGAGACGGTACGTTGGGGCTCGCTGTATTCTACCGAAGGGGAACTGGGCGGTTATTCCTGTGATATATTTTGATCTGTAAATACTCCTCTTTGATGCTACTATCGTGAATGATATTGAAACAGCAGAGTTGAACCAGATCATTATATTGTATTGATTTCTATCTATGGCTTTTCCTCTGCCCTTCTCCTCGCAGGATCTAATGTATTTCTTCTACTCAACCCATCCCCGCGAAGCATCGCATCCCCTTTACGACCCAGTACTACCTCCAAGGCCTGCACAAGGGCAGTAGGGTCATACTTCATCCCTAAAGTGACCTGCTCAGCGCCCGGCCCCGGCGCCGTAACCTTGCGCCCATATAAACGGAGCGTCTCGATACCCATCTCCGCCAGGCGCTCGCGGTCAACCTGCGGCGTTCCCGGCCCATCTAGATGCAAAAGATGCGTGACGTAGGAAGAATACGGCGGCGAAGGCAAGTGAACAGGCCGGCCACGGCTTTCTTCGCCAGCACGGGTGATTGCCTCGACGAAATCGACCGCCGTGAAGGGCTGCGAGGGCGGGCCGGTTTCCCTGTCTAACGAGCCATTGAGAATAAGTATTTTGTGGCGGGCGGGGCTGGTAGCTATGGCTTGCCCCACGCCgcggaggatgagggaggGAACGAGGGAAGTGTAGAGGGAGCCAATGCTGTAGATGATAGCCTGGGCGTTGCGGAGGGATTCGAGGACGCGTGGGTTGGCCGGGGGCCGGATCTCCTGGCCGTAGGGGTTTATGTACCAGATGCGGGTGATGCGGGCAGGGAGGTCCTCGTTGGCTGATTTGCTGAACTGGATGTTTTTGTTGCGGAGGGTGGGCAGGGAGCCGGGGAGGTGGTCGTCTTCGTAGGAGGCGGCGTCCGAGGCGTCGGAGGGTTCTGTGTCCTCGAGGTCAGAAGCGCcgtcggcgaggaggaggctggGCCGTCTGGAGCCTGGACGAGGCTGGAGAGCGGTTGCCTCGCTTGGGTGGGAGATGCTGTtctggccgacgatgatggtgCCGTCGGCGAGGGAGGCGGAGATGTGGTGGGAGAAGTTGGAATTGATGGCTGGGATGACGCGGACTACGTCGGACTGGACACCGCAGATGCTTCCTAGGAGGTAGATGGCACTCTCAAAGCTGCCGCTGAAGAGGCGCGCGCCGGTGAGGAAGAGATTACCCACGCTGGCCGATGTGAAGTCAAAGGTTGACGAGGGCGGTCGTGCccgcttgaggatctccagGTTCAGCAAATTGAAGAACGAGCGTATCAGCTCTTTCTTGGCGGGTGTGATGGTTTTCCAGAGCTCGGAAGTACCATCTACGATTGACTGCCATGCTCCGTGGGCCGCGACGGCGTCCGAAGGGAGCCGGTGGTTGAACAGGGTCTTGATCGCGGCCCGTTCCGAGTTTGGAGGCGAGTCAGGGATCAGACGGACCAGTCTACCTGCATGCACTGTTAGTAACGGACTGGTAACTGCCTTAAAACTCGCTATCTTTCTTGAGAATGTTGAGTCTTACTTCTCACATCACCGATGCCAGGACCACCAAATATTCGGATCAGCTCAGAGGAAGAACCTCCATTGTCGCTGATCGGGATAATGTAGCTTAACAAACAATCCTTACTCTCACGTATCCTGCCGAAGACATCGACGAGATTGTTGGCAGCGCTTCCTCCCGAGAAGACCACGATGCCCCTGTTGGGGGATACGGTCGACATGGTGACCTGAGCCTATGTCGAAAAGCACCGCTGAAGAACGGCAAACCACAGAAATACTAGATTTCAAGGAGCACTCAGCAGGTTGAGGCCATGAGGACGCGGCGATGAGTCTTTGCGAATGTATAGTTATAGTTAGGAGTCGTGCTATTTTTAATCTCGGACAAAAGATCGCGATGCCACTTGCTGGATTGGGTAAAAAGGGCAGCCGGTGCGTGTGGTTTTACCGCTTTGGGGAAAATTGAAGCCAAGCCAATTTTTGACTGTTTCTAATGCAGTCTAACAGGGATATACTTTCCAAGGCATAAGATACGGACGAACACGTTGACTTGAAGGAAGACTGAGCACCAATGATTGACAGTTTCTGACTGGCGGAAGTGGGAAGAAGTGGCCACTTTGGCTCAATGCGGCATCACACGGTCAGCGAGTTACATTCAGAGTCACGAGCAGAGATTGCCGCAGACTCAATCATTTGGTGATaatcttatatatatatatatatgtatgtatgtatgtatatatttaACTATGTACACAATCTTCCTCGCCTGCTTCAAGGAATCATGGGGAGCGTCGTAGCTACTCATTGCCGATTCGTCAAGCATGATGGAATGGCGATACAGCAGGGCCTCCAAGTAGAAAAGGGCCTTGGCGGATATACATATCGAACTGGAAGAATCGGCTTTGCTACACATTTCTGAGTGCCTATGCATATGCGGCCCAGCCTGAAAATAATGTTAGCCTTCAATCTCGTCAGGGACAGAAGCTCCAATGACATACCGCAATAGAGAACAGCAAGGTTCCTTTCATCAGTTGCCTGCTGAATCAGTTCATTGACGGTCGCTGTGACACTGAGAGTCTTGCTCAGTTTCTTTGCCACAACCGTCAGAGCGCGATCTGCTTCACTAGGTTCATTCGCTGACCGTTGATCTTCAGCGGCACCTGATATCATGGGGGGCCCATCACCGGCTTCTTGAGCGTCTTGCATCCGCTTCATGCGCAGTGGAGAGAGAGTCCAGCTGTACAGAGGATCATACCGAAGCACATCAAGGATCGTCATGATACTGTACGATTCCTGTCGAAGTGCCTCGAGGGTGAATTCGCAGCACCGCCGGAAGACCCCTTCTGTCTTGGTGATGCCCATACCGTCGACCAGATCACGCGTCAGTCGGAAGGGAACTACCTCAGGGACCGGTAGGACTCGGCCTTGCTCAAAAGCCACACCCAAATCGATATGAACGACCTCTCCGGTTCTCTCATCCAGCAAAATATTGTGCCCATGCCGATCACCAAGCCCAAGCACATGCCCCAGAATGGAAATCGCTGCAGTGCTCCGAGTATATGAGAGCCTCTTGCTGAACCAATCGTCCGGGCTGTTGAACTTCTCCATGAAGAAGTACCGCATGACTGGATGGAAATGTTCCGTGATCTGGCGGAAGGTCTTGACTCGCTGCTCGAAAGACCGTGTCTGTACGTCGCTGATATGCTTTCGGCACATGTTGGGCTTCATGTCCTTGGGGAAATATCGCTGATGCGCCGGCATCAAGTAGTCATGCAGAGGGATGGTGTGCGGCACAAACTCAATGATTCCCGCGTTTGAAGTCAGTGGCAGGACCTTGTATGTTCGAATTCCTAGCTTCCGTTGCTGGGTCGCCTGATGATCCTTGAGAAGACTGCTCACTTGCTCGAATACTTGTTCCATGATGGCGTCCTGTCGTAGGTCATCGTTGCCTCCCTTGAACTGTGATATGATCGTCAGTTTGCGATTCAATGTGAGACGACGGAATGCAAGCCTTACTAGTTGCTTATACTTGTGACCATCCGTTGCGACGGCAGTGACAATCTTCGGTGCGCTCACCCCAGATGCAACAGTGAACTCAGGATGATATCGAACAAGCTTGGGAATTTCACTGTAGTCGCAATCAACACGGATGGCAATTTTCATCGTAGGTGGCGGCAGCTTTTGTGTCGAAGCGTCTTGCTCTAGTCGCTGGCCCGTCAGGAGTTTCTTCAATGGCACCTTCGCACCACTCTTGACCTTCTCGTCCAGTCGATCGACCGCGAACCGCACGTAACTGATATTCGCGTTGTGCACTGCAACCCATGTCGGCCCAATCCGTTTGTCATTTTTCAGGCAATCTACCAGCCTGCTTGCCGCTCGATTACGAGACAAAGCTGACGGGTCCTTTCCGCCCTTGGACTTGCTGCTGGCGAATATTTGGTACATGCCATGGAACGGATGCTCGACGCAAATGCGGAAAATCAATGCAAAGAGCATATTCTGAAACTCGTCAGAGGTGTCTTGGAGACGGGAAGTAAGCTGGTTCATCAGTGGCGCGAATTTCCGACTCGGGACCTGGTTGAGATATTTGGAGACAGCTTTGTTTGCGATCTCACTATCGGATTTGCCAAGCCATAAGGCACAGAAGCGGAGCGCATCATTGTTATACATGTCGCTTTCTTTGAGGCAAAGCAAATAGTTCTCAAGGCATTGTTGCAAGAAGGCCTCTCGACTGCGTCGCAGACGTTGATATTCTCGATCGTCCAGGTCAAACCACTGCTTTGTCTTGGTTCGGTAGTGCCTCAGGgcctctctttctttgccctctgcattcttcatcatctcttcgAGACCCAGtacttccttttccttgcgATTACGTAGTTGCTCGGCTCGTCTGAAGTCCTCCAGTCCGTCGGGATTCTGTAGTTGCTGATCACAGAAGGTGGCGAAGCCGTGATATACTCTACCGgcctcttcagcttccgAACGGTTCTTAAGTTCCTTAACTGCGGGGCCAAGATACCCCTGAATGATAGCTTCTGGCTTCTCCAAGCGTGCTTCCGCCACATGATGGCCCTGCAAATGATCAGAAACAACAGCACGATCGAGTATAGAAGTGTCCACTCACGAGGGTCACAAGAAGCTCCGGGCGGCTGATTGGAATTGCCTGCTTGTGTAGGTCTCCTTGATTGTCAAGCTGTTGAAGCATCCGAATCGAGGCTGCCATCTCCCCTTGGTCCCATAGGACGTTGGCCAAATCGAATTTTGTTGCTCCTTCGACATTGATTCCCTGCACCACACACAAGTCTGCAAGCTTAGACAAGCGCATTGCAGACTTCAATGAAACCTGTGGTATGCCATGACTTCTCGTGATGGAGAGTGACTGGCGAATGACCTTGACTTCCAGTAACTGTGCATCTCGGTCGCTTAGTCCTACGGCGGATTTGAGATAATCCCTTGTCTTGATCGAGGAGAACAAAGCCTCATGGCACTTTAAAATCTCTCCAACCTCATCAACACTACAAAGATTAGCCTTCATGCCGGACCCAATTCAGAAGACCTCGGATTTACCTTGTTGCCTTCAACCAAGAGTTTCGTTCTGCGATCTTCCGCCATTCTTCACTTAACTCTTCGAGAGACGTCGCACTTAAGACATCGCTTATCTCAGTCACAATTCCCAGGTCTCTCATCGCTGCCCGAAAGGACATAGCTGAGCGACTGGTGCTTCCTAGCGAGCCCAATATGGCCAAGAGGCTTTCGTTGACGGAATTCGAAACATCAACCAGAGACGTTGAAGTGTTCAGGCTTTGAAAGGTTCTAAAGAGTGCAGCGGACGGAGAGTGATTCATAGGCGAAACTGGTAAATCCCATTGTCGCAGATCTATCGCAGCTTGCATCATGCTATCAAATGAGACAGAGCTTTTTGAGCCTCTGAGGGTCGATGTCAAAGAGTTTGCAATTCCCTGCAGGTTACTTGAGTTGAGTGCTTTTAAGAGACCATGCGCGTCAGCGTCTCCCGACATCTGAATCTCGCAATCATACTGGGCACTCTGAAAAAGGAGATTTTTGAACCCGGAGCTCTCATGTTCCAAGGTCTCCATCACGGACTCTAGTGACGAGCTTTGCTGGACGCCGTAAAAAAGATCCGGATCGTCCACGTTTCTAAAGATGTCATGAAGGAGATCAGGAGGAGGTTCATACTTCACGAGAGAGGAGCGGCGAGATCCGGACACGGCTCGCGAGGCCTGTATCTCCAGAAACAGCAGTGCTGTCTTGGGTAAGCCGCATGTGTTTGCAGCCCTAGATGCTACTGCAAAATCAATTTCAAGCCACTCATCACGCTCTACTATCGTTGCTTCTTGAGGACGCGGTTGGTTCCGAAGATACAGAAGacagttgatgatgagacGGACATGAGGGATGGAATGAGCATCAGCTTCGTGTAGACCTTGCTGGAAAACATCAGAAATGGTTTTCCTAACATTGGCCACGCCGTCAGGCTCTGTGAGCAGAACATCATGCAGAATATATGGCAAAATCCGGACTGCCAATGAAGGTATGACGTGAAGAATGTTTCTCAGCGGCCCAATAACAGGATCTTGGGGAGCCGCCTTTGTCAAGAAAAGCCCAATGCTACGAGCCCAGTGAGCAAAGGAAATACCAGGGTTCCATCTAACGATGGTATCGTGATTCTTGGTCTGAGAAGCAGGCAAGGGTATTGATGGACACTGATATGGGCTCCAAATTAGTGCCTTCAGTAGGGAAGGAGATATGATCTCTTCATAGTTTTCAAACCCCGGGGCACCGGCAAGATTACTGACAATGAGCTGTAAGGTCCGTTCAACAAGTCCGACTTCCAGAGGACTGCTATTCTGCAACATACTGCAAAGCACCTGTAATATCCTGGCTTTGGACTGGCAGGACATGTGGAGGCTTAACTTAGCCATTCGAGGTTCAAATAAGGTCGACTGCTGTTCCCTCAACAGATCATCACTTATCATGCCAGTAGCAGCAAAATTGCGTCCAATTACCCGGGCAGCCCACAGCCGGTACTCTTTTGTAGGGCTGAAGTCTTGGAGAGTCTGATATAAAGCAACCGAATCTGCAATAGCGTCATACCCTCTTTCGACAAGGCCCTGATGATAGTTGGGAGCGCTCTTGAAGCTTGCACAAAGCAAAGACAGGATGTGATCAGATATTGACTGACTCAGCAACCTCGTTTTGGAATTGCGGTCCTGTATCACTTCGAGAAGTAAATTACACTCCTCCGTACCATCCAACTCTTTGTCTGGAGTAGAGATCCTGCGCGAAGACTCCATCAGACGCTGAAAGAAGGCATGCGCCTCTGGGCTCAGATGAGGTGACTCGTAAGATTTCAAGTAGTCTTCGAACCATTGAAGAAAGGTCTGAACGATTGTCAGAACTGCAACAGATTCGCTTTCCTGCATAGTGGCTGATGTAGAGGCCAAGAACTTTCGAAAAGAGAGCAGGGTGGACACTGCGATGCCAGCTGTGAAACTAGGATTTTCAGTCAAGTAAGACCTCCCAGCGTCCAAGAGATACCAGAACATTCCCAGTGCATCCTCGGAGCAATGTATATCTGTGAGGAACGGCCGAAGAGCGTGTAGGAGCATTTCGAAGGGATAATCTCTCAGCATAACAGGGCCGGTAATACAGATCAAAATCCTGATCTTGCGAATGACAGAGCAGGCATGAAGAGAGCCAAGCGCGGGGTGAATTGATTCCAGAAGTGTCCGGCAGACATAAGATGCCAATGTAGGTGTCCATATCGTTTCGAGCTCATAACCGCTTCGTTTACAGAGAAATTCAAGCTCATCTAGAAGGTAGCGCGCTCTGAAGGAAGGTTGCTGATTGGGGGGAAGTATTTCCTTTGAGGCGCCCTTAGCAGTAATTGATTTCAAGATACTGAAAGCTTCTTGAAAATTGGCCCTCTTGGAGAACGCTCTCTCGATCTGCTCACACTGATCTAGGGTTCCAAAGAACGTTGCAATTACTTGCGGAAATTGCTTCTCAACCAGACTCACGAAACGGTCAGCGCCCaggatcttcttcaatcgATTTTCAACCCCTTTCGGTTGAGAACTCTGCCCAGGAGGAGTGCTGATGTCTCGTGCAATACTATACGCCTCTGCCTTATAGAAAGATGTCGCCAGGAGCTCTATGAAAGGTATTTTCAGACGGGTGGAGAGCTCACTTGCCTCGTGCTCATTGGCCCGCATCATGATTTGACCTACAATCTCGTCTTGGACATCGCTCAGCATATCCTCAAGGGTGGAATAACCAAATATACTGAAGGGCATTGTCATAACTGATTCATTTTCAGTCCAGGTGTAAAGAAtctgggaggagaagaggcgGAATAATTGTCGTGCGTCTTCGAGTCCAAAGACACTTGCAACGTGTCGGATGCATTTTTCAGCATGCCACCGAGAGTGCGGAAGCTGGGCCGGCGTCTCGAACATATGATAGATGCTCCTCCGAAGTAGAGTGTGCCACTGTGAAGCCAACCTTGCCAATATGAATAAACGGAGCGCAATACCCTCAGTCCAGTCAGGATCGCGGGGAAGGCTTTCCAAAATATCATCGAAGATCGCATCGTGATCTTTCAGTGGGAAGTGCCTAAACAATTTGGGAACGAGATTGCCCACGTTGTACTTAGTCAGGATATCACTTTCCTGAAGGATCATGAAAAGAGTTGTCCTGGGAGAGGGGTTGGATTCTCCGCTTGTGTACGCAGGGTTGGTACTGAATATTTCCTCTAGAAGCCTGGAAAAGGCGATGGATACTCGAGAAGAAGCCCTGCCGTTTACCAATAAGACATCGGTAACCCAATTGTAGATATCTGAGGCCGAATCACTGAGAtgatctccatctcctgtcGTCCATGATTTAATGAAACTATCCAGCATGTGAATGCACAGAACCTGAGAGGTTTCGCAACGTTCCAGTTGGTAGGTTTGCAGACATTTCTCGCCCATGTCCTCCAACAAATCTAATAGGGAAGTGCGTTCATATCCTGCACATGCCCGATAAACGTCGGGCAGGAAGTCTTTTGAAGACAATATATCAGCTTCATCCAAATCCGTCAAGTACTCAACCAGAGCACTCCTGGCTGGCTGGTCCGGCTGGACGACAGAGCCATATGCTATGTTGAAGATTGAGAGCCGGATGGTCATGGAGCGTTGGAAAGTGGCAGAATCATGGAACAAAGGGACAGATTCTCGGTTCGAGTTAATGATACACATGTTCTCCGCCAGTAGATCGTTGGACTGCAGTAGCTGGTCATCCAAATCCATtggctcttcctcatcagaaGATAGCAACCGTTTCTGGTCTTGTCGATGATTCTCCAAGATTGCACCTAAGGGGGAAACAAGTCTGTACAGGCTGCTATTAACGACCGATTTCTCGAAGCCAACCCTACCTCCTTGGGGCAGGAAGGGACACAGAAGCTCCAGGCAGTATTGCACAAACACAAGCTCACGAGACGCCATGAATGAACACAGGCTGTCCCAGAGTTGCTGGATATTGCCGCGCAAGTCCTTTATCTGAGTGTGCAATTGTTCAGGTATGCATTCTGTGTACAATACTGCAACTATGCAGAATGAAGCAAGTATCTGAACGACATCAACAGTCACATGGTGTGATTTACTGTCGGATACCGATCGCCATGCTTGCAAGAACATTTCGGATTTCGCTTGCAACAGATCGAGTACTATATCATCGTTATGGTCTTTCCGAGTCGCGAGTTGCAGGGATATGCAATCATCTCTGCCATGCAGGCTTGAGGGAACCAGCATCCCATCCACATGGAAGAGATAATGGAGAAGCTCTCGGTTACTTTGGTAAAAGTGCCAGCCTTTTGCAACGATCCCAGACGGTCCGCGAAATTGCGGGGTGGGCATCTCGAACTGTCTATTAGTACAAGCAAGAAATAAATTGAGAAGATCTAGGGGGCGTGCAAAAGCAGCGACCTGCGCTGTTTGTATTCGATCGGTTACTGTGCCTGACACGATGTTAACGGTCAAGCACCTGCGTGAAAAAGATATAGCGAAGACGTACCTATTACCCAAGCTTCTCGTAGCCACGAGCAGATCTGTTTCGAGGCGTTCGATACTGAGCCTGGGTTCGTCTGTGCGCACAACCTTGTTATGATCGCCCACAGCTCCAAGGACGAATCTGAGATGCTAGATGGCGCATTCAAATTCATAGTTGTAAGCATTGAACTAGTCGTACCTGCGACTACGGAATAATCCAGAAGACCGAACTTTAAAATGTTACTCATCAGATGACAGGCGGCTCTGGAGGTGTACTGCGAGATAGAGGCGCGAGACGCAAGATTCCATGCTTGTTGCCAATACTTCTTCAGAAACGGAGAGCCTGCATCTGCACTGCTGGCGATGCTGCGGTGACACTTCTTTAGCTATGCAATCAATACCTGGTCCTGTAGATGCTCACCTTGAGATGGCAACCATTGTCCACGAAGCTATGACGCCGTTGTCATCGAGTATGTAGGGGATCAATCGCTGAAGTAGTGACGCT carries:
- a CDS encoding DNA-directed DNA polymerase gamma MIP1, producing MLLNSAIAPRCRDVLRPCSQRLRSPRFTRQRPLLLVTRSFISEPTSGDAVETPRRRSLSVPALPRFNEIGVQQLSDHVYSQVFPNQARSPDPVLVALSKEHLSRHDLLGKSQDAAEPIAFDMPALQGQSMDEHFFKLGMDASEPYLTYAKSYTTVNSPQKPREWVKRSGWTKYNSDGSWEPVDAPNEPMLTFDTEVMYKEHSFAVMACAVSPTAWYAWLSPWLLGESENEVQLIPLGDKKQPRIVVGHNIGYDRARVLEEYGMEQTRNFFLDTMSLHVAVNGMCSQQRPTWMRHKKNKDLRDKIANESNSVELAALLESKMLSEEEEELWVGRSSVNSLRDVAKFHCDVTIDKSQRDHFGELNREQILGKLEELLDYCAADVAITHRVYKKVFPNFLEVCPHPVSFGALRHLSSVILPVNETWKEYITNAEATYHQRVDDVQRRLVELCNEALKVKENPDIYMNDPWLRQLDWSGQEIKLVKGKKKGDPPRPAARQKKPGMPQWYKDLFPSATADINLTVRTRIAPILLKLSWDGYPLTWSDKFGWTFKVPKDQVKKFENQPVVLCDMSEEKNLELRNDRKHVYFKLPHKDGPQARCVNPLAKGYLQFFERGTLSSQYALAKEALEMNASCSYWISARDRIMSQMVVYEDQVKQSGSTGEKSNRLGFILPQIIPMGTITRRAVENTWLTASNAKANRVGSELKAMIKAPPGYVFVGADVDSQELWIASLVGDAQFQLHGGNAIGFMTLEGSKAAGTDMHSRTAQILGISRNDAKVFNYGRIYGAGVKFAATLLRQFNPSMSEKETQEVATNLYRETKGTRTTRRILSENPFWRGGTESFVFNKLEEFADQERPRTPVLGAGITEALMRRFINKGSFMTSRINWAIQSSGVDYLHLLIISMDYLIRRFNIDARLAITVHDEIRYLVKEEDKYRAAMALQVANVWTRAMFSQQVGIDDLPQSCAYFSAVDIDHVLRKEVDMDCVTPSHPHKIPHGESLDISQLLDKDQEAYLDPSVVPVSPPTPQKYTYTPRESVMATLQATNNPAFIKAQITKDDKELREIIKEVTKTKAATSSTARSFRNGSKSTNFPAAEPQKAILMDIDSGLYRDFRYLPQGSRHPPFNINRQTWKPRPAARP
- a CDS encoding gluconeogenesis factor YvcK family protein; amino-acid sequence: MSTVSPNRGIVVFSGGSAANNLVDVFGRIRESKDCLLSYIIPISDNGGSSSELIRIFGGPGIGDVRSRLVRLIPDSPPNSERAAIKTLFNHRLPSDAVAAHGAWQSIVDGTSELWKTITPAKKELIRSFFNLLNLEILKRARPPSSTFDFTSASVGNLFLTGARLFSGSFESAIYLLGSICGVQSDVVRVIPAINSNFSHHISASLADGTIIVGQNSISHPSEATALQPRPGSRRPSLLLADGASDLEDTEPSDASDAASYEDDHLPGSLPTLRNKNIQFSKSANEDLPARITRIWYINPYGQEIRPPANPRVLESLRNAQAIIYSIGSLYTSLVPSLILRGVGQAIATSPARHKILILNGSLDRETGPPSQPFTAVDFVEAITRAGEESRGRPVHLPSPPYSSYVTHLLHLDGPGTPQVDRERLAEMGIETLRLYGRKVTAPGPGAEQVTLGMKYDPTALVQALEVVLGRKGDAMLRGDGLSRRNTLDPARRRAEEKP